A portion of the Acidisarcina polymorpha genome contains these proteins:
- a CDS encoding TonB-dependent receptor, protein MMRPSKLLYGGFCPAYLVICAAVVQAQEGRISGVVTDQQGRVVPRASVYLTQESTNLSRDVLTNGSGEYTATFLPIGSYDAKVSAAGFANSQQLHIAVQTGQQIRVNFTLRVGQATETVNVSGNAELVQTQSAAVSTVIDRAFANNLPLNGRSFDTLFLLTPGVTPSPTNNQGSYAVNGQRTEGNQYYIDGVSANISASNTAANRSGGIFGLGGTSSTGGTNALLSTDALQEFQVQTATYAPEYGRTPGGEFEITSRSGTNRFHGTAYDYLRNNALDANNWINNNLGIARQPERQNDFGGVLGGPLWRNHSFFFFSYEGLRLVQPETTVTSTPSVATRAQAVRSIQPLLSLFPLPNGPELSTTGVPLSSCGAAPNCVASGFAQLNSVSSNPSKIDTSALRVDHQFGDKLRIFVRYDYAPNSGTNPNGLSPQARQYKLDSLTAGATYLVRSNITNDLRYNYSRSAATTLELLPTGVSVPDSQFGSFLPGRTTANGYVQTILSFNNQFTYVVWGTNSANEQTQWNAVDKLTWSAGKHQFGFGVDYRSLTSNEIGTPGLEGFTITSLNDLTSGTLSSTELLASAGNVFRFPALGLYAEDTWRAFPALVLTYGARWDYAGAPDFISGPSPFAVTGFSSPATIALAPAGTPLYSSQKMNVSPRVGLAYTTRPDSRAATVLRLGFGSFYDVQGSAQNTLSLGNRSATTTAGLKFPLTAAEAVFPNPAAPIAPYTNQTIVDPGLLSPRTYQWSAAVEQQLGIEQSLTATYVGSEGRQLLRTLLIPNLSPTFQGVTQVLNNQSSSNYQALQVKYNRRLSHGLQVLSSYTWAHSLDNASSYLYSTGPVSNYNPFLDRGPSDFDVRNTFSLGGHYEVPTLPNSSAVVRTIAEGWSLDPLVYLQSAPPVDASVIVTVQGQRTTLRPDRVPGQSLTIRAPGVPRGFELNAAALSNFAAAYDSTTPLSAVRQGTLGRNTFRGYNLIEPDLSVARRFPIHENLHLLFRADSFNLANHPNFAQPNSQLNAPFFGTSTSTVIGNATNTFGNLIPLYHAGGPRSLQVALKLEF, encoded by the coding sequence ATGATGCGACCCTCGAAACTGCTTTATGGTGGCTTCTGTCCGGCTTATCTAGTGATCTGCGCGGCTGTGGTACAAGCGCAGGAGGGCCGAATCTCCGGTGTGGTTACAGACCAACAGGGGCGCGTGGTGCCTAGGGCTTCTGTATACCTAACGCAAGAGAGCACCAATCTGTCCCGCGACGTACTCACCAATGGCAGCGGCGAGTACACGGCAACCTTCCTGCCTATCGGATCGTATGACGCGAAGGTCAGCGCAGCCGGATTCGCCAACAGCCAGCAATTGCATATCGCGGTTCAAACAGGACAGCAGATACGGGTAAACTTCACGCTTAGAGTGGGTCAGGCTACCGAGACAGTGAACGTCTCGGGGAATGCGGAATTGGTACAGACGCAGTCGGCTGCGGTAAGTACCGTCATCGATCGCGCTTTCGCGAATAATCTCCCACTTAACGGACGCAGCTTCGATACTCTCTTTCTACTCACGCCCGGTGTTACGCCATCGCCGACGAACAACCAAGGGAGCTATGCCGTCAACGGTCAGCGCACTGAAGGCAATCAGTATTACATCGACGGCGTCAGCGCGAACATCTCCGCCAGCAACACCGCAGCAAATCGCTCCGGAGGGATCTTCGGGCTGGGCGGCACGAGTTCAACAGGCGGTACGAACGCTCTTCTTTCCACCGACGCCCTACAAGAGTTCCAAGTGCAAACAGCCACCTATGCTCCAGAGTATGGCCGAACACCCGGCGGCGAGTTCGAGATTACGTCTCGCAGCGGCACCAACCGCTTTCATGGAACGGCCTACGACTATCTTCGTAATAACGCGCTGGACGCGAACAACTGGATTAACAACAACCTCGGTATCGCGCGTCAGCCGGAACGACAGAACGACTTCGGCGGCGTGCTGGGTGGTCCTCTCTGGCGCAACCATTCCTTTTTCTTCTTTTCTTACGAGGGTCTTCGTTTGGTGCAACCGGAGACTACGGTCACGTCCACACCCTCGGTCGCGACGCGCGCACAAGCGGTCCGCAGCATCCAGCCACTGCTCTCTCTCTTTCCCTTGCCGAACGGACCCGAACTGAGCACCACGGGTGTACCACTTTCCTCTTGCGGCGCGGCTCCGAACTGCGTTGCATCGGGCTTCGCGCAGTTGAACAGCGTCAGTTCCAACCCGAGCAAAATCGATACCTCCGCCCTTCGGGTTGACCACCAGTTCGGCGATAAGCTCCGCATCTTTGTGCGTTACGATTACGCGCCCAACAGTGGCACCAATCCCAACGGACTATCGCCGCAAGCGCGTCAATATAAGCTCGATAGCCTTACAGCTGGAGCAACGTACCTTGTCCGGTCAAATATCACCAACGACCTGCGATACAACTACAGCAGGAGCGCTGCCACGACGCTCGAATTGCTGCCCACCGGCGTCAGCGTGCCTGACAGTCAGTTCGGCAGCTTCCTGCCGGGCCGCACGACAGCAAACGGTTATGTCCAGACGATCCTCTCCTTCAACAATCAGTTTACCTACGTCGTCTGGGGAACAAACTCGGCAAACGAGCAAACGCAATGGAACGCAGTCGATAAGTTGACGTGGTCCGCAGGCAAGCACCAGTTCGGGTTTGGTGTGGATTACCGCAGTCTGACAAGCAACGAGATCGGCACCCCCGGTTTGGAAGGTTTCACTATCACCAGCCTCAACGACCTCACTTCCGGCACTCTCTCCTCAACGGAATTGCTTGCTAGTGCGGGGAATGTCTTCCGATTTCCGGCACTTGGTCTCTATGCCGAAGACACATGGCGAGCATTCCCAGCGTTGGTGTTGACCTATGGAGCGCGCTGGGATTATGCGGGTGCCCCGGACTTCATCTCGGGGCCCAGCCCTTTTGCCGTCACCGGCTTTTCTAGCCCCGCCACGATCGCACTCGCACCCGCAGGCACACCACTCTACTCATCGCAGAAAATGAACGTGTCTCCGCGAGTCGGTCTCGCTTACACAACACGCCCTGATTCGAGAGCTGCCACGGTTTTGCGGCTCGGCTTTGGCAGCTTCTATGACGTTCAGGGTTCGGCGCAAAACACCCTCTCGCTGGGGAACCGCAGTGCTACGACGACAGCCGGACTGAAGTTTCCCCTCACCGCTGCTGAGGCTGTTTTTCCCAACCCCGCTGCGCCCATTGCACCCTACACCAATCAGACCATCGTCGATCCCGGTCTGCTGTCGCCGCGCACCTATCAGTGGTCGGCTGCTGTGGAACAGCAGCTTGGCATCGAGCAGTCTCTCACCGCAACCTACGTTGGGTCTGAAGGAAGGCAGCTGCTGCGCACCCTCCTAATTCCCAACCTTAGCCCGACCTTTCAGGGCGTCACGCAGGTGCTCAACAATCAAAGCAGCTCTAATTACCAGGCTTTGCAGGTGAAGTACAACCGGCGCCTAAGTCATGGACTGCAGGTGCTGTCGTCTTATACTTGGGCGCATTCACTCGACAACGCCTCAAGCTATCTTTACAGCACCGGGCCCGTATCGAATTACAATCCGTTTCTGGATCGAGGTCCATCGGACTTCGATGTACGCAATACATTCTCTCTGGGGGGGCACTATGAAGTTCCTACGCTGCCCAATTCCTCGGCGGTCGTCCGTACCATTGCGGAAGGATGGTCCCTCGACCCGCTGGTGTACCTACAAAGCGCGCCGCCGGTGGATGCTTCTGTGATCGTGACGGTACAGGGCCAACGCACAACGCTCCGGCCGGATCGCGTTCCCGGCCAATCTCTCACGATCCGTGCTCCAGGCGTGCCGCGAGGCTTTGAGTTGAACGCGGCGGCCCTGTCCAACTTCGCCGCGGCTTATGACTCCACTACGCCGCTCAGCGCGGTCCGCCAGGGTACGCTCGGCCGAAATACCTTTCGCGGTTACAACCTGATTGAGCCGGACCTGTCTGTTGCGCGCCGCTTTCCGATCCATGAGAATCTCCATCTTCTGTTCCGGGCCGATTCGTTCAATCTCGCCAACCATCCCAACTTTGCCCAGCCTAACTCGCAGCTCAACGCGCCGTTCTTCGGCACATCAACATCTACCGTGATCGGCAACGCGACCAACACCTTCGGCAACCTGATCCCCCTCTACCACGCAGGGGGTCCACGGTCCTTGCAGGTCGCCTTGAAGCTGGAGTTCTGA
- a CDS encoding LysE family translocator: MLDRHLLALFLAAATLLAITPGPGILYVLARTLSGGKREGVLSALGTLVGGSIHVLAAGFGLSAVLAASATAFSLVKYAGAIYLVWLGFRMIRARNVPDELSETGTLNHGFRQGIVTEVLNPKTALFFLSFLPQFVNPALGHVVVQFVLLGAMSVSLNTTADLLVVAFAAPLGARLRSSTRFRRNQRVASGVGMIGLGAFLAFGEK, from the coding sequence ATGCTGGACAGACATCTCCTGGCTCTCTTCCTCGCAGCTGCGACGCTGCTCGCTATCACTCCCGGCCCCGGCATACTCTATGTCCTCGCGCGCACTCTCTCCGGAGGCAAGCGAGAGGGCGTGCTTTCGGCCCTTGGCACCCTCGTCGGAGGATCGATCCACGTTCTCGCGGCCGGTTTCGGCCTTTCCGCCGTGTTGGCTGCATCCGCCACGGCATTCTCCCTGGTAAAGTATGCCGGAGCCATTTACCTCGTCTGGTTGGGATTCCGTATGATTCGCGCCCGCAACGTGCCGGACGAACTCTCTGAGACCGGCACGTTGAATCATGGATTCCGACAAGGTATTGTGACCGAGGTTCTAAACCCAAAGACGGCGCTCTTTTTCCTCTCCTTCCTTCCCCAGTTTGTTAACCCGGCTCTTGGACATGTCGTGGTGCAGTTTGTGCTACTAGGCGCCATGTCTGTCTCGTTGAACACGACTGCCGACCTCCTCGTCGTCGCCTTCGCTGCCCCGCTCGGCGCACGCCTCCGATCCAGTACCCGTTTCCGCCGCAATCAGCGAGTAGCCTCCGGCGTCGGCATGATCGGGCTCGGTGCTTTTTTAGCCTTCGGCGAAAAATAG